Proteins encoded in a region of the Candidatus Nitrosomarinus catalina genome:
- the ftsY gene encoding signal recognition particle-docking protein FtsY — MFDSLRKAFSNAAKSLGEKELNEKDIEDILFELEISLLESDVAGEVIDSIKSDLKEKLIGSKVDKNEIEKFVKDNLISIISSLFDSVGDIDIFEKIDEKKKKEQPFLIVFVGINGTGKTTSLAKFASLLQEKKYSVVIAAADTFRAGAIEQLREHTNRLNLKLVAQNYESDPAAVARDAVLYAKSHKTDCVLIDTAGRMQTSKNLMEQIAKITKVVNPDMTIFVGDSLAGNDTVNQAREFHNHVKFDGSILTKSDADAKGGAALSIAKVTSTPVLYLGTGQEYSDLKSFDKNIFLETVFGSLNDVKIEQTDVSKLKESSEPEPTPEPTPEPTPEPTPEPTPEPTPEPTPEPEPEPEPEPEPEPEPEPEPEPEPTPEPEPEPEPEPEPEPEPEPTPEPEPVSDDPFYGITDDEIAKYSDLFDIPPPESDTEAIKLGNTIRKWIKDGKPKPGESKVISSDDEDIHKQDKEEEPKKKRGLFGRFKK; from the coding sequence ATGTTTGATAGTCTTCGTAAGGCGTTTTCCAATGCTGCTAAAAGTCTTGGAGAAAAAGAACTTAATGAAAAAGATATTGAAGATATTCTTTTTGAACTTGAAATTTCTCTTTTAGAATCTGATGTAGCTGGTGAAGTAATTGATTCCATAAAATCTGATTTAAAAGAAAAATTAATTGGTTCTAAAGTTGATAAAAATGAAATTGAAAAATTTGTTAAAGATAATCTAATTTCTATAATTTCAAGTTTATTTGACAGTGTTGGAGATATAGATATTTTTGAAAAAATTGATGAGAAAAAGAAAAAGGAACAGCCTTTTTTGATTGTGTTTGTAGGAATTAATGGAACTGGGAAAACTACTTCTTTAGCAAAATTTGCATCATTACTTCAGGAGAAAAAATATTCAGTTGTAATTGCTGCTGCTGACACTTTTAGAGCTGGTGCAATAGAGCAATTACGTGAACATACAAATCGTCTAAATCTAAAACTAGTTGCACAAAATTATGAATCTGATCCTGCAGCAGTAGCACGAGACGCTGTATTATATGCTAAATCTCATAAAACCGATTGTGTTTTAATTGATACTGCAGGTAGAATGCAAACTAGTAAAAATTTGATGGAACAAATTGCAAAAATTACTAAAGTTGTGAATCCTGATATGACCATTTTTGTTGGTGATTCTTTAGCTGGAAATGACACTGTAAATCAAGCCCGTGAATTTCATAATCATGTAAAATTTGATGGCTCTATTTTGACAAAAAGTGATGCTGATGCAAAAGGTGGTGCTGCATTATCTATCGCAAAAGTTACTTCTACACCTGTTCTTTATCTTGGAACAGGACAAGAATACTCTGATTTAAAATCCTTTGATAAAAACATCTTTTTGGAAACTGTTTTTGGTTCATTAAATGATGTAAAAATAGAACAAACAGATGTATCAAAATTAAAAGAATCTTCTGAACCAGAACCAACACCAGAACCAACCCCAGAACCAACCCCAGAACCAACACCAGAACCAACACCAGAACCAACACCAGAACCAACCCCAGAACCTGAACCAGAACCTGAACCTGAACCAGAACCTGAACCAGAACCTGAACCAGAACCTGAACCAGAACCAACACCAGAACCTGAACCAGAACCTGAACCAGAACCTGAACCAGAACCTGAACCAGAACCAACCCCAGAACCTGAACCCGTTTCTGATGATCCATTTTATGGAATCACAGATGATGAGATTGCAAAATATTCTGATCTATTTGATATCCCTCCACCAGAATCTGATACTGAAGCTATCAAACTAGGAAATACAATTCGTAAATGGATTAAGGATGGTAAACCTAAACCTGGAGAATCAAAGGTAATTTCATCTGACGATGAAGATATACATAAACAAGATAAAGAAGAAGAACCTAAAAAGAAACGAGGATTATTTGGACGGTTTAAAAAATGA
- the pfdA gene encoding prefoldin subunit alpha: MSEQQAEQLMQQMQMLETYFSDLSQREGTFVSILREATAAIESIKSLGTQPDSDTLVPLGMGAYIPTKISSNNKIVVNIGAGVAVEKDFPAAINYFEARIKEIEIALQDTAAKKQDAANRLDQGKAQINQLMQSQQPPKMG; the protein is encoded by the coding sequence ATGAGTGAACAACAGGCTGAACAATTAATGCAACAGATGCAAATGCTAGAAACGTATTTCTCTGATTTATCTCAAAGAGAAGGAACTTTTGTAAGTATTTTACGAGAAGCTACTGCTGCTATTGAATCCATTAAATCTCTTGGTACTCAACCTGATTCTGATACTTTAGTTCCTCTTGGAATGGGAGCATATATTCCAACAAAAATCTCATCCAATAACAAAATTGTTGTAAATATTGGCGCAGGTGTTGCAGTTGAAAAAGATTTTCCTGCTGCAATAAATTATTTTGAAGCTAGAATTAAAGAAATTGAAATTGCTTTACAGGATACTGCTGCCAAAAAACAAGATGCTGCAAATAGATTAGACCAAGGTAAAGCACAAATTAATCAATTAATGCAATCTCAACAACCGCCAAAAATGGGATAG